The genomic region GTGGGACGAGGGCATGCGAGTCGAAGAGGCTTCGTCGCGAGCCGGGCGCCTGGCACTCGACATGTTGTCGCGGTTGGCGATCAAGACGGAGTTGGCCGCGGCTTCGAGGCTCACGACCATCGTGGCCAACAGTTCGGCGGTGGCGCAACGGGTCAAGCACCATTGGCAGCGGGAGGCGCAGGTCGTCCACCCTCCGGTGAACATCGACTTCTACACCCCGGACGCAGCTGAGGCGCGTGAGGACTACTTCCTGCTCGCAGGACGGTTGGTGTCCTACAAACGCCCGGATATCGCCATAAGGGCGGCCGCGCAGGCCGGTGTGAAACTGGTGGTCGCCGGTGGTGGCCGGGACTTCGCCAAGTGCAGGAAGCTCGCCCGTGGCGCCGACGTCACGTTCGCCGGTCGGGTTTCGAACGAGGAGTTCCGCAGCCTGTACCGCCGCGCGAAGGCGTTGGTGATGCCGGGTGAGGAGGACTTCGGCATCACGCCCGTCGAGGCCATGGCCTGCGGGACGCCGGTGATCGCGCTCGGGGTCGGTGGCGCACTCGACAGTGTCGTCGACGGCCATACGGGCACATTCGTTGACTGCGCCGACGACGCCAAGATGGTCGGTGCCTTCGCGGAGGAGTTCGCGTCCTTCGACGGCGGTCGCTTCGACCCGGTCGAGATCCGTGCGCACGCAGAACGGTTCTCGCCGGAGAACTTCCGCCGCAGGATGGCCGGCGTCGTTAGGCAGACGCTGGAGGGCCGACGAGAATGACGCACCGCCTAGCATCCACCTGGTTCGGCCGTGCCTAACGGCAAACACCTCCACACCGCCGTGCAGGTCGTCGCCGGCCTGGCGCTGAATGTCTTCCCGGCGATGTTCATCGCGATCTATGCCCGTATCGCGCCCATCGAGACCCAGGGATTCCTGGCGCTGTCGCTCGCTGTCGGCGTCTACGTCGCGCAGCTCTTCAACGCCTTCGTTGTGGAGGGCCGCCTGGCAACCCCGGACACCGAGGGCGAACTGGGCCTTCCCATCTGGGTGGTGCTGCTCACCGTCGCCGCCGGCGGGCTGCTGGTGATCGGGCCCGCGGTGGCGTCATCACCTGTCCTGATGGCGAGTTCCGTCGGGGTGATGACGGGCCTGCTGATGTCCCGCTCGATCGGAGTGGTCGGTGGGCACTGGCAGCGCGAGGGCCTGGGTGCGGCAGTGTTGATCGCCGCCAGCGTCATTGCTCTCTGGATGGCCGCTCAGCACAGCCCGCATTGTGTACGGGTGCTTGCAGTCGGTGCCGTTCTGGCGGTACTGGTTCGATACCAGCCTCGAAAGAGCATGCCGCACATGGGCTTTCCTCCGGACGTCCGCCGGTCCAGCTGGGTCACGGCGGAGACTGCGGTCGTCGGCGCAGTTCAGCCGGCAATCACATCCATCCTCCTGGTCATGGTCGGACCGGTGGCTTCGGTGACGTTTCGCGTCATCTCAACGGTCGCGGGCGCGTTGGAGCCGATTCTGGCGTACGGCAGGTACCGATTACTCGCCCACGGGCACCGAGGCGAACTCAAGGCGTTTGTCGCGGTCTTCGCCATGGGGCTGGCCGTGGTCATGCTCGCTGCGTTCGGCGGGCTCGGAAGCCTGATATTCGGTCCGGCGTGGCGGAGTGTGGGTGCCGCCGCGATGCTGCTGGCCTGTCTTTGGAAGGCCTTCACGCTGGTGTCCACCGTGCCGTTCGCCGCGCTTCGCAAGGCAGGCAAGACCACGCTGGTGTTCTGGATCCGCGGGGGCAGCACGGTCATCTACCTGATCATCAGCGTGAGCTTCCTCGTCATGTGGCAGAACACCGCGGCGATATTTCTGGCGTTCGTCGTGTCCGAGATGGTCACCGCCCTGCTGTACCACTTCGCCGCGGTCAGGGGCGCTCCGGACTATGCGGCGACATTCGGGCTCCGACCGCTACGCGAACGGTTCAGTTAGGAATGGACACGAACAGTAGCGCCGAAGTCGGTGTGCGCCATTCTCGAACAACATCACCTCGAGCCCCCGCGTGGTTCTCGCCGGCCGTCTTGATCATGGCCCCGGTGATCATGTCGTTCGTCGGGTGGTCGGCGTTGGTCGCCAGGCAACGGCTTGGAGGACCGCAGGCCGCCTCCGAGGCGTTGACGGGGTTTTCGGTCCCCGCTCCGGCAAGCGGTCGAGGCATCGCACTACTTCTGCTGTGGTACTGCGCGATAGTGATGGTGTCGATGGTCGGTTTCTGGCTCGGCACACATCGCTCGCGGCCTACCTCCGGCGACCAGCACACGAACACCGCCTGGTTCGAGAGGCGTTATTTCTTTGTCCTTCTCGCGGCCGGTGCGATCGGAGTCGGCTACTCGTTCTTCAAGGTGGGTGGCATCGCCGCGATCGTCGATTCACTGTGCGAGCAGACCGCCAACGATTTCAGCAATGCACTCTCGGGATTCGCGGGCCCGCAGACGCTGCGATACGCCACGATCCTTGCTGCGCCGATTGGTGTGTACCTGTGGCGCAAGAAGGTCATCGGCTGGCCGTACATGGTGGCGGCCGTGCTGCTGTTGGTCGCTAACTCCATGATCGCCTCCCGTCTCGCGCTTCTCATGGCCTGCGCGGTCTATCTGGCCGCTTGGGTGAGAGGTCGCGAGCCACGACGAACAGGCGGCGCATCTGCGATGCGCAGGTGGGTCGCGGTCGCACTGATCGTGCTGAGTGGGTTCGCAGTTCTCACAGCACTCAACTACTTCCGTAACGCGAACTACTACCGGGAGGCCGGAGTCACGAATCCGGTCGCGATGAACCTGTACCAGACAGGGGCATACCTGGCCGTCCCAGCGCAGATCTCCCTTGGGGTGGCGGACGCCGTGATGGGCGGCTCCTGGGAGAACGAGGGCGGTGCAGTGACCTCGCTGGCCGCCGTTCAGCCCACTTTCCTGCAGTTCAACAAGGTCGCCAAGGACGACAGCTGGAAGCAGGCATCGGTCTACGGGTACTCGGTGACCTTCGCCGGAAACTTCTTCACCAATTCGGTTTTCGCCGACACCTACGCCGAGCACGGGATCTGGGGCTGGCTCTACACCATCGTGGCGTATGGCTTCGCCGGCTACGCCTTCGCGCGCATCTTCAGTTTCAGCCCAGTACTCGCCGCATCGGCCGGCGTGGTGGCTTACTGCTTCCTCGAGGTATGGCGCGTGCAGATTCTGATCTACGGCATCGTCATCTTCCTCTTGCTGCTGACGGCCGGGAGCGCGTTCCTCGCCACCAGGCTGCGACCGCCTACTGACAGGTGATCGCCGATGTGCCCAGCGGTGGTGTGAGCTTGAGGCTTCCGATGGCGACCGGCATTTCGCGGAAGTCGTCACCGCACTGTTCGGTGGCGGACATCGAGACGGCATTCCACGAGGTGGGGGCCGCCGACCAATCGATTTCCAGCTCGGCGATGACACCGTCGGAGGCATCCAGCGATACACACGGTGCCGCGGTGCCCTCAGGCTGTTCGGATGCACTGATCGTCACCGCGAGGCGGTCGACCGCGAGCTGCCTGGCCTCCACGGTCTTGAAGGCCACGACCGGCTCCGCATGCCGAATCGACACGTGGCCAAGGGAGACCCCATTTGCCTGGACGATTCCCACGCCGCCGTTGCCGCCCGTCGTCGAGGTCGACGAAATGCTGCAGTCGTCGATTCGCAGACCGCTCACCCTGTGTTCGGCCAGCGATTCAGCCCGAACCGACCAGTTGTCGCAACCGTCGACCTTGGCGTCGCCGATGTGTATGTCGAACTCTCGGAAGCTCTTATCACCGGAGGCTCCCGGCCTTGCCAGCAGATGAATACCGGTGTCACAGTCGGTGGCAGTGACATCGTCGACGCGAACCGCACGGCTGGCTACGTAATTCCAACCGACGTCCGTACCCGGGGCCGCGGAGTCGACCATCACCGCGGCGCCGGATCGCACGCCGCCGACTCGAAGGTCACCGATTGTCACGCGGTTCGCTCCCGCGATACGAACCCCATTCGCCCGGCCGCGAACGATGTCGACGTCCTTGACGACGACGTCCGTGTTCGACCAGTCGGTCAGAGCGGGGAACGAGAAGGTTTGTGCGGTTTGGTCGAAGGAGAATTGGCGGGCGAAGTACGTCACCAACGCCAATCCATCGTCGCCGGCGTCGACCGCGGTGTAGTCCTCGATCCTGGCTTGTCGACACGCGTTGAAGTGGAGGCCGTCCGCCCGACTGTCAATTACCCGGAGCCCAGCGATGCTGATGTCGGACACCCCCATCATGATCACCCCGGCCTGCGGACTCCGCCGAATTACGCAGTCCGACAGTGTAAGGCTGGACACTTCTCTTCGAGGCCCTGACCATCCGGCCGGCAGCGCTCCCCCGTGGGCGGGACAGCCAACCACCCTGATGCCGTCGCCGATCGATCGTTTCGCATCGGACACCCACCGAATGTTCACATTGCGCAGAGAGATTCGCGACGCGGGCCCACGGACCAGGAGGCCGTGGCTGGTGCCCGTCCGTGCGGTCTCGTCGACGTTGTCCATCAGGAGCTCGGCCCCGGCGTCGAACTGGACATCAACGTCGGACACACCAGTGATGACGATGGCCGCTGATCCATCAGGACGACGCTGCGCGAAACGGTATGTCCCTGGCGGGAAGTACAGTGTGCCGCCAGAACGTAGTGCCGCCGCAGCAGCCTGGATTGCCCGCGAATCATCGGCGGCCCCGTCCCCCCTTGCGCCGAACTTCCTGACATCGACGACGGTGCTCCCGCCGAGCTGGCAGCCCGCCAGAACGGCCAACGCGGCCGCGGCAGGCGCGCCCATGATGAGCCGGCGCCTCGAGGTCATGACGGTCAGCTCGCGACCAGGTCGGCACAGATTGCGTCGGCGGCCAGTGTCGGGCAGATCTGCTGCTGACGTTTCAAGACATGAGCGTGGCCTCGCGCCGCGAGGTCCGCTCTTGCCACGTCGTCATCGCAGTACTTGCGCATCTGTTGCGCCAACGCGCCGCGGTCGTGGGGGTCGAAGTATTCGGCACCGTCGCCACACGTTTCGCGAAGGACCGGGATATTCGACGACAGAACAGCCGTATGGGAGGCCATGGCCTCCAACGGAGGCAATCCCGCGCCCTCATATAGCGACGGCATGACCAACAGGTCCGCCGACGCGACCAGCGCACGTAGTACCGAGAAGTCGAGTTGCCCCATGAGCACCACCCGGTCCCCGTGGTCCTCCGCGAGTCGGCGAACTCGCTCGTCTAGCGTCCGCACGGATGCCCCTCCCCCAGCGATCACCAACTTGTGGGGAATGGTCTCAGCCAGGTCGGAGAATGCATCGAGCAGAAGTGGAAGGTTCTTGTACCGCTTCGTGTTTCCCACATAGAGCAGATAACGACCGTCCACCGGCGACAGACTCGGATCGGCGGGCTCCAACCAGACCTCGTCCACCGGGATCGGTGTCACCTGAACCCGGGCGGAGGCCACGATGCTCGTCAACGTCGCGGCGGTGGCTTCTGACGGTGTGAAGATCCGGCGACACGACCGCGCGTCAGCCCTGAGCATCGCGCGTGCGTACAAGCGGTACGCCAGGCTCTGTCCGCTAATCGCCTGCGGCAGGACGTGAATGGTGTCGTGCACCGTGACATAGGTCAACATTCGGCGATTACCAGGCAGCAACCGGGCCACCGGGTAGGGGTAGTGCGGCAGCCAAACCGCCCGGGGTCGCACCGTGTCGAATGCCTGACGCCACGCCAGCTGTTCGGCAGCGGAGTACATCGTGGCTGACGCTGGCGACGCGACGACGACATCGGTGCTGGGCCGAAGTGCGGGCAGGGTGTCCTGGCCTGCCAGGACCGCTAGGGACAGTCCGTGCCGAGACGCGGCCTCCTCCAGGTGAGGAAGTTGAGTGCGAATGTAGGTACCAATGCCGCTCTGGCACACATGCCGGGCATCGAACATGAGGTCGACGGGACGGCCACTCGTTCTGGCTTCTGGCACATGCCCTCCTGGTCATAGGCCGCGATCCTCAGCCGTGGCTCCAAGGCTACGTCGCTGATGGCCCATCCGAACCTCTTTGCATCCGGTGACTATTCGTAGGGCCGGGCACTACCACCAGACCTGCCAAGTTCAGATAACGTGTCCGAGTGACCAGCGGCCCTGCATCGTTCGACGAGTGGCTCAACCGCGTGCTCGCGGAGCTCGCGCGCGAAGCCAGCGAGGAAGTCGAGACCTACATCGCTCGCGCCGTGGCATCACGGATGGTGGCCGACCGGAGACGCACCGACAGCGGCCCGGTCGACGAGCTCCTGGCCCACCTCGCCGAGGCCGGAGTGTTTGCCGATACTGCGATGCCGAACATTTCGGCCGCGATAACCGACCCGGACCGACTGCGCTCGCTGTATGCCACCGAGCTGTTGGACTCCCCTCCGGAGGCGATCTACGACCGGATCACCCGCGCGGCCGCCGACGCGCTCGACGCTCCATTCGCCCTGGTGACGTTGGTCGACGCCGACCGGCAATTCTTCAAGAGTTCGGCCGGAATGGAGATCAGCTCTCCCGAGGAAAGGCAGACACCACTCAACAGATCGGTTTGTCAGTACGCCGTGGCAAATGGAGCGCCGTTGATCCTCGAGGACGCACGAGTTGATCCGGTGTTCAAGAACCATCCGGCGGTGCGCGACGGTACCGTCGTCGCCTACCTCGGCATACCCCTTGTCGATCAGGCCGGAATGGCCATCGGGACGCTATGCGTATTCGATACCAAGCCGCGACTTTGGGGCACCGGTCACGTTCAGGTGCTCAGCGATCTCGCAGCACTGGCCGCTGAACGGATTTTCGGCACCGGTGCCAGTCCAAACCGCTAAATAGCGGATACTCAGCAAATTCGAATTATTAAGCCGTTCAGTATTTTTAACAAATTCTGCGACCCGCCGTTTGATTTGACTGCGTGGTCCGCGCAGCCCACCTAGAGTCGAATCTCTCAGATCCGTCCAGGGGATTGGCTGCATGCAACTAGACGTGAAGGCCACGGCTCACGGAGAGCCGCGGCAACGGCTCGCGGCGCCGCGGTCGCAGGGCGCCACATCGCCGATCCGCCACGAGGTAGCGGCCTCGCCTCGCTTCATCGAGCGCTTGCGCGAGGAGTCGGGATACGTGGCACTCACTGTGGGACTGGACATCTGGGCGGCATTCTGGGCAGTGCTGATAGCTCAGTGGTGGGTTCCGGGCCCTGTCGACGAGCGCAACATGGCCCTGATTTCGTGGATCTTCGTGCCGGTTGTCGTGATCATCCTGGCCACCCGGTCGTTGTACCGGCGGAGGCTCAACCACAGCGTCCTCGACGACTTCGAACCAGTGGAGACATCGGTCGCCGTCGGGACACTGGCGACGTTGACGATAATGCTGCTGCTGGTGCCTCCCCTCCAGATTGGTGACGTTGTCGTACCCTACGTTCGCCCCAGCGAATTGATGCTGCGGATATGGGTGTGCGCCGCAATTCTGATCCCCGCGGTTCGTCTGGTCAGATCACTCGCGGAGCGGTATCTGCGGCGCAAGCACCGCTTCGGGTCACTGGCTCTGATCATCGGCTCCGGTCCGATCGCCCATCAGCTCATCACACGGATGCGCCAGGTGCCCGATTACGGCTTGCATCCCGTCGGATTGCTCGACGACGTACGACTCAGCGACGGCGACCCGCTCGACGTGAAGTACTTCGGGACCACCGACAACCTCGAGACCGCCGCCCGTGCCACCGGCGCAACCGAACTCATCATCGCGCCGTCCTCGGTGTCCGACGAGCATTTGGCGCGTACCGCCCAGCTAGCTCAGAACCTCGGAATGCGGGTCCGCGTGGTTCCGCGACTCATGGACGCCGTGGGCGGCGGTGCCAGGGTTGAGCATCTGGGCGGCGTGCCCTTGATGGTGCTGTCCCGCGTCGATCCCAAGGGTTGGCAGTTCGCCATCAAGCATGCCTCTGACCGGATGGCCGCGGCTCTGGGACTCCTACTCATATCGCCCGTGTTCATCGCGCTGGCGGTCATGGTCAAGATCAGCTCGCCGGGTCCGATCTTCTTCAGTCAGGAACGCATCGGTCGCGACGGAAAGGTCTTCGGCTGCCTCAAGTTCCGCAGCATGCGCCCTCCGGATCCGGCGAAGTCCAGCTTCGAATTGAAGGCGGGAGCGGCGCCTGGTGGCGTGGAGGGCGACGATCGGCGCACGCGGATCGGCAAGATCATGCGCAAGACGTCTTTGGATGAGTTGCCCCAGCTGCTCAACGTGTTGCGGGGCGAGATGAGCCTGGTCGGCCCACGTCCCGAGCGACCGGAGTACGTCGAACTGTTCGAAATGCAGATCCGGCGCTATGGCGACCGACACAGGGTGCGGGCCGGCATCACGGGCTGGGCCCAGGTACACGGGCTTCGGGGACAGACCTCGATCGCAGACCGGGCCGAATTCGACAACTACTACATCGAGAACTGGTCACTGAAACTGGATTTCAAGATCCTGGTGCTGACCGTGCTGGCGGTGCTGAAGAGCGCGGAATGACGTCGCCAGGTAAGGGCGGGCTACCGATGCGTCATGAGCCGGCTCACGTGGGGTTGATTCCCGACGGGTTGCGGCGGTGGGCGGATGGAAACGGCGTCACCTTGACCGACGCGTACCTGCGCGGTGCGGAGAAGGTCGTAGAAATACTCCTGGCCTTGAGACGAAACGGCGTCCAGACGGTTTCGGTGTACAACTTGAGCCGTGCGAACCTGGCGCGCCACGACGCCGAGCTGGATGCGGTGTACACCGCATCGATCCACTTCTTCACCACGTTGATTCCTGCTCACTTCGACTCCGCCACCTGCAGTGTGCGGTTGCACGGTGATCGAAAGCTGCTGCCGCAGCACTACCTTGCAGCCGCGCAAGGGCTGGAACGATCGATGACCGGTGACGATTTCCAGATCAATGTGCTCTCTGCCTATGACGCGGGTGACGAACTGCGGGCCGCCCATCATCGAGCCCAGCGAGAAGGATGTGATATCGACGCTGCGTTCGAGATCGGCGAGGTTGACCTGGTGATCCGAACCACGCCGGAGCCACTGCTCAGTGGGTTTCTGCCGTTGCAGAGCCAGTACGCGCAGCTGATCTTCCTGACCACGCCGCTCAACGACTTGGAGTCACGGGACATCGATGATCTCATCGCCGACTATCGGCGCTTCCCGCAGCGTCGGGGGCGGTAGCACCAGTGGAGCCGCAGAGGAATCCATTGATCATCGGTGCCGGCCCTGCCGGACTCACCGCCGCTCTCACACTGGCGAGAAACGGAGTCACGCCGCGCATCTACGAGGCCTCGGAGCACGTCGGTGGCCTGGCGCGAACGCCGCGCGATGGCGAGTGGCGCATTGATCCCGGGGGTCATCGGTTCTTCACAAGGCACAAAGAGGTCTTAGACCTCTGGAACTCCCTGCTTGCCCCCGACGACTGGATCTCCGTGCGTCGGCGCTCCGCCATGCTCGTCAACGGTCACTATGTGCGGTATCCGCTCAGTGGCCGCGATCTGTTGACGCAGATGGGATATTGGCGTGGACTGCACGGCCTGAGCAGCCTTCTGCGGTCCCGCATTGGGCGCGGGATGCGGCGAATCGGCGATTCGGCAAATTTCCGCGAGTGGGGCACAGACGAATTCGGGCACTACTGGTACCGCCTGTTCTTCGACGGCTATGTCCGCAAGACGTGGTTGGCCGACCCCAACGAGATCACGAGTGACTGGGCGAACCAGCGGATAAAGCCGATCAACTGGCATTCGAGAAGGGAGCGGGATGCCGTCGACCATGACGTGTACAGATACCCCCGGCTCGGGCCCGGCCAAGTCTGGGAAGCCGCCTCCGCGGCTTTGATCGATCTGGGCATCGTGCCCTCGCTTGGTTCACGGGTCGTCAAGATTCGAGCCGACCGCACATGCTGGACAGTCGAACTGGAGAATGGCGACACTGCGTCCGGCGACGCCGTGTTCTCGAGCATGCCGCTGCGCTTGCTCGTGGGCGCCCTTGAGCCCGAGCCGCCCAGGCATATCCGCGTGGCGGCCGAAGCGCTCAAACATCGCGCCCTCATCACCGTCGCCGTCGCCCTTCGGAGACGGTACGACATTCCCTTCAACTGGGTGTACACACCCGGTGAGGCCTTTCAGGCGGGTCGGATTCAGAACTACAGCCACTGGTCGAGCGAACTCTCTCCGAAGGACTGGGATGGCACGTACCTCGGATTCGAATACTTCATCACTCCGGACCGCGAGTTGTGGACTGCCGACGACGAACACTTGAGAAGTCTTGCCGAAGCTGATCTTCACGCTCTCGGCATCGATAGCTCACTGATCGAGCGAGTCATGGTCGTGCGGTCACATTTCGCTTACCCGATCAGCGACCCGGCTCGGGATCGAAGTGTCGCCCTCGTTCGGGACTATCTGCGCGAGACCCACCCGACTCTGCACCCGGTCGGGCGCAACGGCATGCACCGCTACGACAACCAAGACCATGCGATGTTGAGCGCCATGCACAGCGTCGCCCGATACTTCGGTGAGGATGTGGATCCCTGGCAGGTCAACACGGACCGCAGTTACCACGAATCCGGGGTACTGAAGAAGTAGTTCGTCGACTTCTCCTGCCCCACCCGGACTTCGAGTTCACACCGGAATCGTGTCGCCG from Mycolicibacterium sp. YH-1 harbors:
- a CDS encoding glycosyltransferase, yielding MRVSIVHERLTEIAGSEHVVAELSREWPDAPITIPIVDSRVTAAFTSRVKTGALSSAYRLAGYRSYAPLLPMVPGWLRHHDYGCADAVIISHHAFALAAANAPLRAPTIAYVHSPARWAWDEGMRVEEASSRAGRLALDMLSRLAIKTELAAASRLTTIVANSSAVAQRVKHHWQREAQVVHPPVNIDFYTPDAAEAREDYFLLAGRLVSYKRPDIAIRAAAQAGVKLVVAGGGRDFAKCRKLARGADVTFAGRVSNEEFRSLYRRAKALVMPGEEDFGITPVEAMACGTPVIALGVGGALDSVVDGHTGTFVDCADDAKMVGAFAEEFASFDGGRFDPVEIRAHAERFSPENFRRRMAGVVRQTLEGRRE
- a CDS encoding glycosyltransferase family 1 protein, which encodes MPEARTSGRPVDLMFDARHVCQSGIGTYIRTQLPHLEEAASRHGLSLAVLAGQDTLPALRPSTDVVVASPASATMYSAAEQLAWRQAFDTVRPRAVWLPHYPYPVARLLPGNRRMLTYVTVHDTIHVLPQAISGQSLAYRLYARAMLRADARSCRRIFTPSEATAATLTSIVASARVQVTPIPVDEVWLEPADPSLSPVDGRYLLYVGNTKRYKNLPLLLDAFSDLAETIPHKLVIAGGGASVRTLDERVRRLAEDHGDRVVLMGQLDFSVLRALVASADLLVMPSLYEGAGLPPLEAMASHTAVLSSNIPVLRETCGDGAEYFDPHDRGALAQQMRKYCDDDVARADLAARGHAHVLKRQQQICPTLAADAICADLVAS
- a CDS encoding glycosyl hydrolase family 28-related protein; the protein is MTSRRRLIMGAPAAAALAVLAGCQLGGSTVVDVRKFGARGDGAADDSRAIQAAAAALRSGGTLYFPPGTYRFAQRRPDGSAAIVITGVSDVDVQFDAGAELLMDNVDETARTGTSHGLLVRGPASRISLRNVNIRWVSDAKRSIGDGIRVVGCPAHGGALPAGWSGPRREVSSLTLSDCVIRRSPQAGVIMMGVSDISIAGLRVIDSRADGLHFNACRQARIEDYTAVDAGDDGLALVTYFARQFSFDQTAQTFSFPALTDWSNTDVVVKDVDIVRGRANGVRIAGANRVTIGDLRVGGVRSGAAVMVDSAAPGTDVGWNYVASRAVRVDDVTATDCDTGIHLLARPGASGDKSFREFDIHIGDAKVDGCDNWSVRAESLAEHRVSGLRIDDCSISSTSTTGGNGGVGIVQANGVSLGHVSIRHAEPVVAFKTVEARQLAVDRLAVTISASEQPEGTAAPCVSLDASDGVIAELEIDWSAAPTSWNAVSMSATEQCGDDFREMPVAIGSLKLTPPLGTSAITCQ
- a CDS encoding sugar transferase, which produces MQLDVKATAHGEPRQRLAAPRSQGATSPIRHEVAASPRFIERLREESGYVALTVGLDIWAAFWAVLIAQWWVPGPVDERNMALISWIFVPVVVIILATRSLYRRRLNHSVLDDFEPVETSVAVGTLATLTIMLLLVPPLQIGDVVVPYVRPSELMLRIWVCAAILIPAVRLVRSLAERYLRRKHRFGSLALIIGSGPIAHQLITRMRQVPDYGLHPVGLLDDVRLSDGDPLDVKYFGTTDNLETAARATGATELIIAPSSVSDEHLARTAQLAQNLGMRVRVVPRLMDAVGGGARVEHLGGVPLMVLSRVDPKGWQFAIKHASDRMAAALGLLLISPVFIALAVMVKISSPGPIFFSQERIGRDGKVFGCLKFRSMRPPDPAKSSFELKAGAAPGGVEGDDRRTRIGKIMRKTSLDELPQLLNVLRGEMSLVGPRPERPEYVELFEMQIRRYGDRHRVRAGITGWAQVHGLRGQTSIADRAEFDNYYIENWSLKLDFKILVLTVLAVLKSAE
- a CDS encoding undecaprenyl diphosphate synthase family protein, whose translation is MTSPGKGGLPMRHEPAHVGLIPDGLRRWADGNGVTLTDAYLRGAEKVVEILLALRRNGVQTVSVYNLSRANLARHDAELDAVYTASIHFFTTLIPAHFDSATCSVRLHGDRKLLPQHYLAAAQGLERSMTGDDFQINVLSAYDAGDELRAAHHRAQREGCDIDAAFEIGEVDLVIRTTPEPLLSGFLPLQSQYAQLIFLTTPLNDLESRDIDDLIADYRRFPQRRGR
- a CDS encoding GAF domain-containing protein; amino-acid sequence: MTSGPASFDEWLNRVLAELAREASEEVETYIARAVASRMVADRRRTDSGPVDELLAHLAEAGVFADTAMPNISAAITDPDRLRSLYATELLDSPPEAIYDRITRAAADALDAPFALVTLVDADRQFFKSSAGMEISSPEERQTPLNRSVCQYAVANGAPLILEDARVDPVFKNHPAVRDGTVVAYLGIPLVDQAGMAIGTLCVFDTKPRLWGTGHVQVLSDLAALAAERIFGTGASPNR
- a CDS encoding NAD(P)/FAD-dependent oxidoreductase; this translates as MEPQRNPLIIGAGPAGLTAALTLARNGVTPRIYEASEHVGGLARTPRDGEWRIDPGGHRFFTRHKEVLDLWNSLLAPDDWISVRRRSAMLVNGHYVRYPLSGRDLLTQMGYWRGLHGLSSLLRSRIGRGMRRIGDSANFREWGTDEFGHYWYRLFFDGYVRKTWLADPNEITSDWANQRIKPINWHSRRERDAVDHDVYRYPRLGPGQVWEAASAALIDLGIVPSLGSRVVKIRADRTCWTVELENGDTASGDAVFSSMPLRLLVGALEPEPPRHIRVAAEALKHRALITVAVALRRRYDIPFNWVYTPGEAFQAGRIQNYSHWSSELSPKDWDGTYLGFEYFITPDRELWTADDEHLRSLAEADLHALGIDSSLIERVMVVRSHFAYPISDPARDRSVALVRDYLRETHPTLHPVGRNGMHRYDNQDHAMLSAMHSVARYFGEDVDPWQVNTDRSYHESGVLKK